The Pleomorphomonas sp. T1.2MG-36 DNA segment AAGGTGTTGATTCTCAACAAGATCGATACCGTGAAACGTGACTCTCTGCTGGCCTTGGCCGCGGATCTCAACGCTCGCGTCGGGTTTGAGGCGACCTTCATGGTGTCGGCGCTGAACGGCTCGGGCACCGAGGACCTCCTCGCCCATCTGGCGGCGCACCTGCCGGAAGGTCCCTGGCTCTACCCGGAAGACCAACTGTCCGATCTGCCGATGCGAATGCTGGCTGCCGAGATCACGCGCGAGAAGGTCTTCATGCGCCTCCACGACGAGTTGCCGTATTCGTCGACGGTCGAAACCGATCAGTGGAAGGATCAGAAAGACGGTTCGGCTCGTATCGAGCAGACCATTTTCGTCGAGCGCGAGAGCCAGAAGAAGATCGTGCTCGGCAAAGGAGGCGAGACCGTCAAGTCCATCTCGATCGCCGCGCGCAAGGAACTGACCGAGATCCTGGAACGGCCTGTCCACCTCTTCATTTATGTCAAGGTGCGCGAGAACTGGGCCGATGATCCCGAACGGTATCGCGAAATGGGCTTGAGCTTCCCCAGGCACTAACCGGAAGGCACGGCGCGTCTCTTTGGGCGCTCCCTGAGCTTGGCGGGCCGCTCCGCCAAGCTTTGTCTTAGCTTGTCTCCGACAGTCGCTGAAATCGTTGTCATGTCTGTCTCTTAGGACAGCACGTCAAACCCAGTTCTGTGCATCTCTGCGCGGTAATTGAACGTTATGTTTTAGCAACTGATTGACATCGGTGTCACAACCTGATTTTCTGATGCAACTGACAGCGATGTCGATGGCCGGGGGAGGGATCATTGGTTACGCTCAAAGACGTTGCTCGCGAGGCCGGCGTGTCGCCGAAGACCGTATCGCGCGTCGTCAACGACGATCCCGCCGTCAATGTCAAAACACGCGAGGCCGTAGCCGAGATCATCCGACGCATGCATTACGTGCCCGACCACGCGGCGCGGATGATGCGGATGGCGCATTCCACCGTGGTCGGCGTCATGACGAACGCAGTGGCCACCACGCCTTACTCGGTCGATATCATCCGTGGCGCGCAGTCCGGCTTGAAGGAACAGGCGCGCACCATGCTGATCGCCAACACGGACGGCGACCCGAAACAGGAGCAGGAGTACTGGCGGGTATTCCGAGCTCACAAGGTTGCCGGAGCGGTCTACGCCACCACCTATCATCGCCCCGTCGATCTGGGCACGCCGGATTTCGAGCGCGGCATCGTGCTTGCCAACTGCTACTCGGCCCGGCGCAGTCATTGCTCGGTCGTGCCCGACGACGAAGGGGGCGGCTACACGCAGGCTCGCCATCTGATCGAGCTGGGCCATCGGCGCATCGGCATCGTGTCGCTCAGCCCGGTGCTGCGTGCCACAGTGCTGAGGGGCGCGGGCTATCGCACTGCATTTGCCGAAAGTGGCCTTTTCTACGATTCGAACCTGGAGGTGCCCGGCTTCGTCACTCGGCCCGACGGAGGAGAGGATCTTGTCGCCTATGACGCCGCGCATGCTTTGCTGCGGCGCGCCGAACGGCCGACGGCCATCATCTGCGGCAACGACCAGATCGCCGTGCAGGTCTACGCTGCGGCCGCATCGCTTGGACTGTCCGTGCCCGAGGATCTTTCGGTCATGGGATTCGACGACATGACGATCATAACCCGCGCGCTGAAGCCCATGCTGACATCCGTGGCGCTGCCCTATTTCGAGATAGGCCGCACCGCGGTGGACTTGCTTGCCCGGATCAATGGAGAATCCGAAGGACCGGTTCCTCCGCAGGTGTTGGTGCCTTGCCCTCTGATAGAGCGGCAGTCCTGTCGGCACCTCTAGCCAACGGCAAGACCACGCTTACTTGACGGGGTGGTTGGCTTGGCGGGCAGCATCGACGATGCTTTCATGAAAGATCGTCTGTGCTCTGCCAAAGGCCGCGCGCACGTCGGCCGTCGCCTCCACCAAGGCCTCCGGATCGGGGGGGCTCGCAGCTGCCAGATGGAACATCCGTTCGCGCGCCTGACGCAGATCGGCTATCGCCGACCTCAGCTCACCGGCACGGCCGACGATCTCTCGGCGTACCAAGCGGCCGAAATCCGGCTCAAACCGTCGCGTGGACAGTTCGGCGAAGGCGGCTTGTCCGACGCGATCGCCAGCGAAGCGACTGACCGCATAGACATTGCCGAGCAGCGACAGGCCCAGCAATCCAACGAGCAGCAGAAGAATGGGTCGCGAGGCGGTCATGGCATGGTATCCAGGCTAAAAGCATCGCCGGCGATGGCCGTGGCGAGTTCAAGGTCTTCGGCAAGCCCAATGCCGCCGTCGTAGCCGGTCTTGAAGCCGATGGAGGCCACGAGAACGATGGCCAGTGCGCCCGCCGGAATCGACCGCCGCCAATGCCGCGCCAAGATGCTGTGCGAAGTGGGCTTTTGCGTCGCCGCCATGATCCGCCCCGCCAACGCCGCGACAGGCACTTCCGTTGCCA contains these protein-coding regions:
- the era gene encoding GTPase Era encodes the protein MTDDAAPSVDTPTRAGFVALIGAPNAGKSTLLNRLVGAKVSIVSHKVQTTRAIMRGIAMHGSSQVVFVDTPGIFAPKRRLDRAMVDTAWSGAADADVVCLLIDAKRGLVEEVTQVVEKLGELRHPKVLILNKIDTVKRDSLLALAADLNARVGFEATFMVSALNGSGTEDLLAHLAAHLPEGPWLYPEDQLSDLPMRMLAAEITREKVFMRLHDELPYSSTVETDQWKDQKDGSARIEQTIFVERESQKKIVLGKGGETVKSISIAARKELTEILERPVHLFIYVKVRENWADDPERYREMGLSFPRH
- a CDS encoding LacI family DNA-binding transcriptional regulator is translated as MVTLKDVAREAGVSPKTVSRVVNDDPAVNVKTREAVAEIIRRMHYVPDHAARMMRMAHSTVVGVMTNAVATTPYSVDIIRGAQSGLKEQARTMLIANTDGDPKQEQEYWRVFRAHKVAGAVYATTYHRPVDLGTPDFERGIVLANCYSARRSHCSVVPDDEGGGYTQARHLIELGHRRIGIVSLSPVLRATVLRGAGYRTAFAESGLFYDSNLEVPGFVTRPDGGEDLVAYDAAHALLRRAERPTAIICGNDQIAVQVYAAAASLGLSVPEDLSVMGFDDMTIITRALKPMLTSVALPYFEIGRTAVDLLARINGESEGPVPPQVLVPCPLIERQSCRHL
- a CDS encoding periplasmic heavy metal sensor; the encoded protein is MTASRPILLLLVGLLGLSLLGNVYAVSRFAGDRVGQAAFAELSTRRFEPDFGRLVRREIVGRAGELRSAIADLRQARERMFHLAAASPPDPEALVEATADVRAAFGRAQTIFHESIVDAARQANHPVK